In Hevea brasiliensis isolate MT/VB/25A 57/8 chromosome 13, ASM3005281v1, whole genome shotgun sequence, a single genomic region encodes these proteins:
- the LOC110648107 gene encoding umecyanin: MAKRINMAILFASVAIVTAGLSVKGAEAAVFVVGDTFGWQIPTNSTFYSSWASSHNFSVGDTLLFNFTTGVHDVANVTLDAYTNCNASNTLTVINTGPANVPLTATGMHYYICTFPGHCSSGQKLAVNVGGSTSSTPSPPGTTTNPPPPGTTANPPPPGTTANPPPPPPPPPPPGSSATSTNADSVALMWMSIALGFMFI, translated from the exons ATGGCTAAAAGAATAAACATGGCTATTCTATTTGCTTCTGTGGCAATAGTGACAGCAGGGTTATCAGTCAAAGGCGCAGAGGCAGCAGTATTTGTGGTAGGAGACACTTTCGGTTGGCAAATCCCTACCAACTCCACTTTCTACTCGTCTTGGGCTTCCTCTCACAATTTCAGCGTTGGTGACACTCTCT TATTCAACTTCACCACAGGAGTACACGATGTCGCCAACGTTACGCTGGACGCTTATACCAACTGTAACGCTAGCAATACCCTCACTGTTATAAACACTGGTCCAGCAAACGTTCCTCTCACTGCCACGGGTATGCACTATTATATTTGCACTTTTCCTGGGCACTGCTCTAGCGGCCAAAAATTAGCTGTTAATGTTGGTGGCTCCACATCCTCTACCCCCTCGCCGCCTGGCACCACTACCAATCCACCGCCGCCTGGCACCACTGCCAATCCACCGCCGCCTGGCACCACTGCCAAtccaccacctccaccaccaccaccaccaccacctggcAGCTCAGCCACCTCAACTAACGCTGATAGTGTTGCTTTGATGTGGATGTCCATAGCCCTGGGTTTCATGTTCATCTAA
- the LOC110648105 gene encoding glucan endo-1,3-beta-glucosidase 11: protein MKSVHWFLFIFLLFFAPIASPMVQAFTGTYGINYGRIADNIPSPDEVVTLLRAAKIRNVRIYDADHSVLKAFSGTGLELVVGLPNDYVKEMSVNASHAMTWVKENVQAFLPKTSICGIAVGNEVLGGSDYELWGALLGAIKNVYNALKKLHLADVVQITTAHSQAVFANSYPPSSCVFRDNVVQYMKPLLEFFSQIGSPFCLNAYPFLAYMSDPENIDVNYALFQKTQGIYDPKTDLHYDNMLDAQIDAVYAALEDAGYKKMEVIVTETGWASHGDDNEAAATADNARTYNYNLRKRLAKKKGTPLRPKIVVKAYIFAVFNEDLKPGATSERNYGLFKADGSISYDIGFHGLKSSSADSLHLSMKAVQDQALPSSCFLTLTISAVASLLFLRQ, encoded by the exons ATGAAAAGTGTCCATTGGTTCTTGTTTATCTTCTTGCTCTTCTTTGCTCCGATTG CATCTCCAATGGTGCAAGCATTTACTGGAACATATGGAATAAATTATGGAAGAATTGCTGATAACATCCCTTCACCTGATGAAGTTGTTACCCTTCTCAGGGCAGCAAAGATAAGGAACGTTCGGATCTATGATGCTGATCATAGTGTTCTCAAAGCATTTAGTGGGACTGGGCTTGAACTTGTGGTTGGGCTTCCAAATGACTACGTGAAAGAAATGAGTGTTAATGCAAGCCATGCCATGACTTGGGTTAAAGAAAATGTGCAGGCTTTTCTCCCCAAGACAAGTATTTGTGGTATTGCTGTAGGGAATGAAGTTTTGGGAGGAAGTGATTATGAACTCTGGGGAGCTCTTTTGGGTGCGATTAAAAATGTTTACAATGCCTTAAAAAAGCTTCATTTAGCTGATGTAGTTCAGATTACTACTGCTCATTCACAAGCTGTTTTTGCTAATTCCTATCCACCGTCTTCGTGTGTATTCAGAGACAATGTTGTTCAATACATGAAGCCACTCTTGGAGTTCTTCTCTCAGATTGGCTCGCCATTCTGCTTGAATGCTTATCCATTCCTGGCCTATATGAGTGACCCAGAGAATATTGATGTTAATTATGCTCTTTTTCAGAAAACTCAGGGTATTTATGATCCAAAAACTGATCTGCATTATGATAACATGCTTGATGCTCAGATTGATGCAGTGTATGCTGCATTAGAAGATGCCGGATATAAGAAGATGGAAGTCATAGTTACTGAAACAGGCTGGGCTTCACATGGAGATGATAATGAAGCTGCTGCAACAGCTGATAATGCAAGAACATATAATTATAACCTGCGTAAAAGGCTTGCAAAAAAGAAAGGTACTCCTCTCAGGCCAAAAATTGTGGTAAAGGCATATATTTTTGCAGTATTTAATGAGGATTTGAAACCTGGGGCGACTTCTGAGAGGAATTATGGACTGTTCAAGGCTGATGGgagcatttcatatgatattgggTTTCATGGACTTAAATCTTCATCTGCCGATTCATTGCATTTGTCTATGAAG GCTGTGCAAGATCAAGCTTTGCCCAGTTCTTGTTTTTTGACGCTGACAATCTCAGCTGTGGCATCACTTCTATTTTTAAGACAATGA
- the LOC110648104 gene encoding thylakoid lumenal 16.5 kDa protein, chloroplastic isoform X2, producing the protein MATTFLSTANSFLSSSSSSSSSLSSLAATVFFCPKKNNARRQLTFCRTFSESPSPPSLVLTKRSLSISFITSFVISLASRSNSSSANAAILEADDDEELLERVKRDRKKRIERQGVISSSNKETGYLQDLVYKLSKVGQAIENNDLSTASSVLGGSTNSDWVQKANIAFSKLSSGPEEKTQVDTFNSSLASLISSVTSNDIESSKIAFVSSATAFEKWTTLTGLVGQLKGL; encoded by the exons ATGGCAACAACATTTCTTTCAACTGCAAACTCCTTTCtctcttcctcctcctcctcctcatcatcTTTATCTTCACTAGCAGCAACTGTATTCTTTTGTCCAAAAAAGAACAATGCCAGGAGACAGCTGACATTTTGCAGAACTTTTAGTGAGTCTCCATCACCACCTTCTCTAGTTTTAACCAAAAGAAGCCTCTCTATTTCCTTCATCACCAGCTTCGTCATCTCATTGGCTAGCAGGAGCAATTCCAGTAGTGCCAATGCAGCTATATTGGAagctgatgatgatgaagaacTATTGGAGAGAGTGAAGAGAGACAGAAAGAAGAGGATTGAAAGACAAGGTGTCATTAGTTCATCTAACAAGGAAACAG GGTATTTACAGGATCTAGTTTACAAGCTGAGCAAAGTAGGTCAAGCCATAGAAAACAATGATCTATCAACAGCTAGTTCAGTTCTTGGGGGAAGCACCAATTCAGATTGGGTCCAAAAGGCTAATATAGCTTTCTCCAAG CTAAGCTCTGGTCCTGAGGAGAAGACTCAGGTGGATACATTCAATTCATCTCTAGCTTCATTGATTTCATCAG TTACTAGCAATGACATTGAATCCTCCAAAATTGCTTTTGTGTCATCTGCAACCGCATTCGAGAAATGGACAACCTTGACAGGGCTGGTCGGACAGCTCAAAGGGCTTTAG
- the LOC110648104 gene encoding thylakoid lumenal 16.5 kDa protein, chloroplastic isoform X1 encodes MATTFLSTANSFLSSSSSSSSSLSSLAATVFFCPKKNNARRQLTFCRTFSESPSPPSLVLTKRSLSISFITSFVISLASRSNSSSANAAILEADDDEELLERVKRDRKKRIERQGVISSSNKETGSISSRTHNVHDLVYKLSKVGQAIENNDLSTASSVLGGSTNSDWVQKANIAFSKLSSGPEEKTQVDTFNSSLASLISSVTSNDIESSKIAFVSSATAFEKWTTLTGLVGQLKGL; translated from the exons ATGGCAACAACATTTCTTTCAACTGCAAACTCCTTTCtctcttcctcctcctcctcctcatcatcTTTATCTTCACTAGCAGCAACTGTATTCTTTTGTCCAAAAAAGAACAATGCCAGGAGACAGCTGACATTTTGCAGAACTTTTAGTGAGTCTCCATCACCACCTTCTCTAGTTTTAACCAAAAGAAGCCTCTCTATTTCCTTCATCACCAGCTTCGTCATCTCATTGGCTAGCAGGAGCAATTCCAGTAGTGCCAATGCAGCTATATTGGAagctgatgatgatgaagaacTATTGGAGAGAGTGAAGAGAGACAGAAAGAAGAGGATTGAAAGACAAGGTGTCATTAGTTCATCTAACAAGGAAACAGGTTCAATCTCAAGCAGAACCCACAATGTCCAT GATCTAGTTTACAAGCTGAGCAAAGTAGGTCAAGCCATAGAAAACAATGATCTATCAACAGCTAGTTCAGTTCTTGGGGGAAGCACCAATTCAGATTGGGTCCAAAAGGCTAATATAGCTTTCTCCAAG CTAAGCTCTGGTCCTGAGGAGAAGACTCAGGTGGATACATTCAATTCATCTCTAGCTTCATTGATTTCATCAG TTACTAGCAATGACATTGAATCCTCCAAAATTGCTTTTGTGTCATCTGCAACCGCATTCGAGAAATGGACAACCTTGACAGGGCTGGTCGGACAGCTCAAAGGGCTTTAG
- the LOC110648103 gene encoding methyl-CpG-binding domain-containing protein 11 isoform X1 — MCKYLIFIYLFSGEMASSAEKDTSTKEEDFSLDLPAPPGWKKKFLPKKSGTPKKNEIIFTAPTGEEITGRRQLEQYLKAHPGGPAASEFDWGTGETPRRSARISEKAKAAPTPEIEPPKKRSRKSSASKKEAKETETSTGAEETKQIQMQEAGKTGKDETDVKAAKEDVKGNQEDNKDKPQESDAKTEATSTEEAKVEQNVDKSDKTEEGKGEVEHWLSKGTSDGSGISENKKENIEDEKVQEKDMQPLVEACKEYGSGEQDKADTVISKDKCEAEGENKKKPSRSIPEPEGAIKDK; from the exons ATGTGCaagtatttaatttttatttatttattttctg GTGAAATGGCTAGTTCAGCGGAGAAGGATACTTCTACAAAAGAGGAGGATTTCTCTTTGGACCTTCCTGCTCCTCCTGGATGGAAAAAGAag TTTTTGCCCAAGAAGAGTGGGACCCCTAAGAAAAATGAAATCATATTCACTGCCCCAACTGGGGAGGAAATCACAGGTAGAAGACAGTTGGAACAATATCTCAAAGCACACCCTGGCGGTCCAGCTGCATCTGAGTTTGACTGGGGCACTGGCGAAACCCCTAGACGATCAGCAAGGATTAGTGAGAAGGCAAAGGCAGCTCCAACTCCTGAAATTGAACCCCCAAAGAAACGAAGCAGGAAGTCATCAGCTTCTAAAAAGGAGGCCAAAGAAACAGAAACTTCAACAGGAGCTGAAGAGACAAAACAAATTCAAATGCAGGAAGCTGGGAAAACTGGAAAGGATGAAACAGATGTGAAAGCTGCAAAGGAGGATGTGAAAGGAAATCAGGAAGATAATAAAGACAAACCCCAAGAAAGTGATGCTAAAACAGAAGCAACTTCTACTGAAGAAGCTAAAGTTGAACAGAATGTTGATAAATCTGATAAAACCGAAGAGGGGAAGGGTGAAGTAGAGCATTGGCTCTCCAAAGGGACATCTGATGGTTCAGGAATATCTGAAAATAAGAAGGAAAATATAGAGGATGAAAAAGTTCAAGAGAAGGATATGCAACCACTGGTTGAGGCTTGCAAAGAATATGGGTCTGGGGAACAAGATAAAGCTGATACGGTCATCAGTAAGGATAAGTGTGAAGCTGAAGGAGAGAACAAAAAGAAACCTAGCAGAAGCATTCCTGAGCCTGAAGGAGCGATCAAGGATAAATAA
- the LOC110648103 gene encoding methyl-CpG-binding domain-containing protein 11 isoform X2: MASSAEKDTSTKEEDFSLDLPAPPGWKKKFLPKKSGTPKKNEIIFTAPTGEEITGRRQLEQYLKAHPGGPAASEFDWGTGETPRRSARISEKAKAAPTPEIEPPKKRSRKSSASKKEAKETETSTGAEETKQIQMQEAGKTGKDETDVKAAKEDVKGNQEDNKDKPQESDAKTEATSTEEAKVEQNVDKSDKTEEGKGEVEHWLSKGTSDGSGISENKKENIEDEKVQEKDMQPLVEACKEYGSGEQDKADTVISKDKCEAEGENKKKPSRSIPEPEGAIKDK; encoded by the exons ATGGCTAGTTCAGCGGAGAAGGATACTTCTACAAAAGAGGAGGATTTCTCTTTGGACCTTCCTGCTCCTCCTGGATGGAAAAAGAag TTTTTGCCCAAGAAGAGTGGGACCCCTAAGAAAAATGAAATCATATTCACTGCCCCAACTGGGGAGGAAATCACAGGTAGAAGACAGTTGGAACAATATCTCAAAGCACACCCTGGCGGTCCAGCTGCATCTGAGTTTGACTGGGGCACTGGCGAAACCCCTAGACGATCAGCAAGGATTAGTGAGAAGGCAAAGGCAGCTCCAACTCCTGAAATTGAACCCCCAAAGAAACGAAGCAGGAAGTCATCAGCTTCTAAAAAGGAGGCCAAAGAAACAGAAACTTCAACAGGAGCTGAAGAGACAAAACAAATTCAAATGCAGGAAGCTGGGAAAACTGGAAAGGATGAAACAGATGTGAAAGCTGCAAAGGAGGATGTGAAAGGAAATCAGGAAGATAATAAAGACAAACCCCAAGAAAGTGATGCTAAAACAGAAGCAACTTCTACTGAAGAAGCTAAAGTTGAACAGAATGTTGATAAATCTGATAAAACCGAAGAGGGGAAGGGTGAAGTAGAGCATTGGCTCTCCAAAGGGACATCTGATGGTTCAGGAATATCTGAAAATAAGAAGGAAAATATAGAGGATGAAAAAGTTCAAGAGAAGGATATGCAACCACTGGTTGAGGCTTGCAAAGAATATGGGTCTGGGGAACAAGATAAAGCTGATACGGTCATCAGTAAGGATAAGTGTGAAGCTGAAGGAGAGAACAAAAAGAAACCTAGCAGAAGCATTCCTGAGCCTGAAGGAGCGATCAAGGATAAATAA